From Clarias gariepinus isolate MV-2021 ecotype Netherlands chromosome 1, CGAR_prim_01v2, whole genome shotgun sequence:
ACTTACTGATGGAGAAATATCCTCAATTTTGACAATgtaacacacattcattcacacaacATTGTAGATGCTGATAGGATGTGGCCCAGGTGAATAGTACACATTTTATGTTCAACCAGTATGATATTTCCATGgaatttaatacttttttgtttatgggATCTCTTAATACTCAGAGCCACATGGAATTGCCTTGGCTGACCAATAAAACCATCTAGATCCATATTCGTCAGACCTTTTAGATTAGGAATTTAACGATAAGTTCTTGAAAATACTCAGAGGTAAACATTTGATTCTGTTCTAactaaaattgtttaaatttgttCCATAATCTGTAACACTTCTTCTAGACCTCTTGTACGTGATTTCAAAATTACTCTCTTAAAGCAGTCATAACTGTGATGTTGTTGCTGAAATGAACTgaaacacaactttttttttttaatagtctctGATTTCCAGTGAAATGATtggaatatgtacagtatgtataaactGTTgacaattaaataaagaatttatGTAACAACTTTACTGTATAAAGCTTCAGTGCAGAAATAGATCTTACCTTCGACAGAAACATTCACAACAATGTCATCAGACCAGGACTTGTCCTCAATAAGACACTTGTAAGCTCCTTCATCAGAGATTCTGAGAACAGAGAGTCTGAGCGATGCATTGCCTTTATGTAGCTCCTCTTTAAACAGTGATGTTCTTTCTCTGTAGGACTGAgcctgcttttcatttctgtcttCATGATTCCTATAGAGATGCACTAATGAATCCTTTGCATGTAGTTTAAACCACTCCACTGTCATGTCCACAGCGTTGGTGTTGGGTTTCAGAAAACATGGCAGAATCAGATCACCACCAGCAACAAAATAAGCTCCTGGTCCAACCACATTTAAACGCTCTGTATTATGGAAAAAAGCccaacaaa
This genomic window contains:
- the LOC128520681 gene encoding butyrophilin subfamily 3 member A2-like; this encodes MYLSKAERLNVVGPGAYFVAGGDLILPCFLKPNTNAVDMTVEWFKLHAKDSLVHLYRNHEDRNEKQAQSYRERTSLFKEELHKGNASLRLSVLRISDEGAYKCLIEDKSWSDDIVVNVSVEAQGSHPVITMESYDNSGGINLVCESRGWKPKPEVLWLDREGALLPAEETQIHRGTEGFSHGEYGGGVR